The proteins below come from a single Parageobacillus toebii NBRC 107807 genomic window:
- a CDS encoding hemolysin family protein produces MDIVNLLVVALLIACTAFFVASEFAIVKVRSSRIDQLVSEGNKRAIAAKKVISNLDGYLSANQLGITITSLGLGWLGEPTVERILTPLFERIHLSESISHVLSFVIAFSTITFLHVVVGELAPKTFAIHKAEAITLFTAQPLILFYKVMYPFIWMLNNSARLVARMFGLKPAAEHEIAHSEEELRLILSESYKSGEINQSEYRYVNNIFRFDDRVAKEIMVPRKEIVALDINRSVKENLEIIKEEKYTRYPVIDGDKDHVLGLINVKEVFTDLVTNPSEEKQMKDYIRPIIQVIESIAIHDLLVKMQKERIHMAILVDEYGGTSGLVTVEDILEEIVGEIQDEFDVDEIPLIQKIDETRTIIDGKVLISEVNDLFGLSIDDEDVDTIGGWILTKHYDIKVGDSVEIDNYLFTVKEMDGHHVKTLEVVKQEKEEREADNELGEKEELHL; encoded by the coding sequence TTGGACATAGTTAACTTGTTAGTGGTAGCATTGCTTATTGCATGTACCGCTTTTTTCGTAGCTTCGGAATTTGCGATTGTCAAAGTTCGCAGCTCGCGCATTGACCAATTAGTTAGCGAAGGAAATAAACGGGCGATTGCTGCCAAAAAGGTGATCTCCAACCTTGATGGCTATTTGTCGGCGAACCAATTAGGCATTACGATTACATCGCTAGGGCTTGGTTGGCTCGGTGAACCGACGGTGGAGCGGATATTAACACCGCTTTTTGAACGCATCCATTTATCGGAGTCGATTTCGCACGTTTTATCCTTCGTTATTGCCTTTTCAACGATTACGTTTCTTCACGTCGTTGTCGGAGAGCTGGCTCCCAAGACGTTTGCGATCCATAAAGCGGAGGCGATTACACTGTTTACAGCTCAACCGCTTATTTTATTTTATAAAGTGATGTATCCGTTTATTTGGATGCTCAACAATTCCGCGCGCCTCGTCGCCAGAATGTTTGGGTTAAAGCCAGCGGCAGAACATGAAATTGCCCATTCCGAAGAAGAGCTGCGCCTTATTTTATCAGAAAGCTACAAAAGCGGAGAGATTAACCAATCGGAATATCGATATGTGAACAATATTTTTCGATTTGACGATCGGGTTGCAAAAGAAATTATGGTACCGCGCAAAGAAATTGTTGCGCTCGATATTAATCGAAGCGTGAAAGAGAATTTGGAAATTATTAAAGAGGAAAAATATACTCGTTATCCAGTTATTGATGGCGATAAAGATCACGTTCTTGGACTTATTAATGTGAAAGAAGTGTTTACCGATCTTGTGACAAATCCATCCGAAGAAAAACAAATGAAAGATTATATCCGCCCAATCATTCAAGTGATTGAATCAATCGCGATCCATGATTTGCTTGTGAAAATGCAGAAAGAACGCATCCACATGGCCATTTTAGTCGATGAATATGGCGGTACGTCGGGACTTGTTACTGTCGAGGATATTTTAGAAGAAATTGTTGGAGAAATTCAAGATGAATTTGATGTAGATGAAATTCCGTTGATCCAAAAAATTGATGAAACACGTACGATTATCGACGGGAAAGTGCTGATTAGCGAAGTAAATGATTTGTTTGGCCTTTCCATTGATGATGAGGATGTCGATACGATTGGAGGATGGATTTTAACAAAGCATTATGATATTAAAGTAGGCGATAGCGTCGAAATCGACAATTACTTGTTTACGGTGAAGGAGATGGATGGTCACCATGTGAAGACGCTAGAAGTCGTGAAGCAGGAAAAAGAAGAGAGAGAAGCAGATAATGAACTCGGTGAAAAAGAGGAATTGCATTTATGA
- a CDS encoding RluA family pseudouridine synthase codes for MWSKKGDWLECVIPSFWEGRTIESLLKEVWCASKKLAHQLRMEKGIKLNGKEVSWQTPLKEKDRLQLHLYKPEPSIIIPEYRELSVLWEDEHLLIINKGAGIDIHPSEPSQIGTLANAVAFYLQSQGILTKVRHIHRLDRDTSGTILFAKHTLAGATLDRMLEKRLIKRTYVALVHGILKNKSGTISAPIGRDRHHPTRRRVSKTGAKAVTHYRVLHTFPDEQTSLVELSLDTGRTHQIRVHMSYIGHPLVGDVLYGGKDTFHRQALHAVKLSFLHPFTNEMISCIAHVDDFPVDIARFYMDPP; via the coding sequence ATGTGGTCCAAAAAAGGAGACTGGCTTGAATGCGTCATTCCTTCTTTTTGGGAAGGACGTACGATTGAATCGTTGCTAAAAGAAGTATGGTGCGCCTCTAAAAAGTTAGCTCATCAGCTGCGAATGGAAAAAGGAATCAAGCTCAACGGAAAAGAAGTATCATGGCAAACGCCATTAAAAGAAAAAGACCGCCTGCAGTTGCACCTTTATAAACCTGAACCTTCCATCATTATTCCTGAATATCGAGAGCTTTCCGTTTTATGGGAGGACGAGCATCTCCTTATTATTAATAAAGGCGCTGGAATCGATATCCATCCTTCTGAACCTTCTCAAATAGGGACTTTAGCGAACGCGGTCGCTTTTTATTTACAATCACAAGGGATTTTGACGAAAGTACGGCATATTCACCGGCTTGATCGTGACACATCGGGAACGATTTTGTTTGCCAAACATACGCTTGCAGGAGCCACGCTTGATCGGATGTTGGAAAAACGGCTCATCAAACGGACGTATGTAGCGCTCGTCCATGGCATCCTAAAAAATAAATCAGGAACGATTTCTGCACCGATTGGACGCGATCGCCATCATCCAACGAGGCGAAGAGTTTCGAAAACGGGTGCAAAAGCGGTAACACACTACCGCGTCTTACATACGTTTCCCGATGAACAAACATCGCTCGTAGAGCTTTCCCTCGATACCGGGCGCACTCATCAAATCCGCGTCCATATGAGTTACATCGGTCATCCGTTAGTCGGAGATGTTCTTTATGGCGGAAAAGACACATTTCATCGACAAGCACTTCACGCCGTTAAACTATCATTTTTGCATCCTTTTACGAACGAAATGATTTCATGCATCGCTCACGTTGATGATTTTCCTGTTGATATCGCTCGGTTTTACATGGATCCACCATAA